A region from the Silene latifolia isolate original U9 population chromosome 7, ASM4854445v1, whole genome shotgun sequence genome encodes:
- the LOC141590147 gene encoding uncharacterized protein LOC141590147 — protein sequence MADIKGISPTLCMHQILLKDEAKLVRQPQRRLNPPMMDVVKKEVLKLLHLVEVEHRAYCTIKSFNLQMSEAGLHSKLQLQELEEIRNDAYENASIYKARTRAWHDNMISRRVFQVGEKFLLFQNRLRLFSGKLRSKWMGPYEVVRVFPHGAIEIKCLKSGKVLKVNGQRLKHYHEGIEIGEVGTLHLVDPIYED from the exons ATGGCCGACATCAAAGGCATTAGTCCCACTTTATGCATGCACCAGATTCTTTTGAAGGATGAAGCCAAACTCGTTCGCCAACCACAAAGGCGTTTGAACCCTCCAATGATGGATGTTGTCAAGAAGGAGGTACTCAAACTCCTTCACTTAG TGGAGGTTGAGCATAGGGCTTATTGTACGATCAAATCATTCAATTTGCAAATGAGTGAAGCGGGGCTTCATAGCAAACTTCAACTCCAAGAATTGGAAGAAATTCGAAATGATGCTTATGAGAATGCTTCCATTTACAAGGCAAGAACAAGAGCATGGCATGACAACATGATTTCAAGAAGAGTGTTCCAAGTAGGAGAGAAATTCTTACTCTTTCAAAATCGGCTTAGACTTTTCTCGGGAAAATTGAGGTCTAAATGGATGGGACCATATGAGGTGGTTCGTGTTTTTCCACATGGAGCAATCGAGATCAAATGCTTAAAGTCCGGGAAAGTTTTGAAAGTGAACGGTCAAAGGCTTAAGCACTATCATGAAGGAATTGAAATAGGTGAAGTGGGAACACTACACCTTGTTGATCCAATTTACGAAGATTAA